gTGATGGATTTATATACAcctgaggttgatcggatctatcgtaactctttgtaagacggcccCATGCAGGTCATCTTTGActatagggcctacatgtatatctactTTCCCAACCCATACGAGACCGGAGACCATTTTGTATCAAAgtcactttctttttttgttacaACTTATGATgtattcttgattttttttatttgtgtcgATATTGAATGTTCGATTGTAATTGTCAGTATTGAATAAATCCCtccaatagagaaaaatcttgTCACTTCTTAATTGCTTCTCCTTCGACTTAACATTTTCTAGACTATCTAACTTGCataaatctgatttttctcccCTCACAATTCTTGTCAATTGAATACAAGAGAAATCTTTATTATAATGACTTGACGAATCGATACAATGACCAGTACAAGCCAGCTACAGGCCTACActcttaatattttttaaaccaacCTAAAAGGTGATTAAAACATGAACCTACCAATGGTGTGCAAAAAATATCCCAATGTATTTTGCATGCGATCTTGTTTTAGGCAACAGTTGTTTAACCAACTTATAggttggttttaaaaaaatgagagcgTATACCAATGATTTCTATTAGCTTTCCAGCAGTCCCTCCTGGAATAGCTGTCTCTTTCAGGACAGCAGATACAATCAGTGACTAGTCAATCCTTGGTCAGTCCTTGCCGGGCCTTGCCCAAATGATTAGTCGTAAGGGCAGGTACCGCCAAATTTACGGTAGTAGGAACAGTGGAATGACTTAAATCTGTAAAAGGACAccaaacaagaaaacaaaagaaaatacagtTATCGAATCAACATTCGATTAGCTTAGGTAAATCACTTTGGGAATTTAATCATAAACATTTGGGAAGGTTCAACGAGTCAAGAGGATTTCGCCACAAGGCGGAGGGTCCACGAGGCCGATTTTTCACATATTGTATATATCTATCAAGGGGCCTGTTGCAAAAAGagctgcgtttaaacgcaagtcaaaaaatcaaacgcaagtccaaatgcgcgctgttgattggttgagaatcaagttgcgcatgatttttatagttgcgatcgattgcaactctttctgcaacgggcccctggtctcgGGGACCCTCGGCGCCGTGGGAGTACCCcgcatatttaaaaaaatgaagaaattgtaAGGACAGACATAATTGCAAACTTGAGCATACAGGAAGCGGGAAAAATATCAAGTGAAAACTATCAGTTAGTGTCATACCGATACATCTGCACTACGTGACTTGTGCAAGAAGAAATCATCAATGCCCCATTCCAAATTGGATATTCATCGCCATAATCGCTATCATGATTGTGTCCTGGCAATAAGTCGATAGCCTTATAGTTTCTAGCAGAATGATTGTGTCGACCGAATGGGAACTTTTATAAACAGACGAAACAAAGCAAGACAGTTTGGATCATAGACGGATGAAAGGCCCCTGGAATTTGAAACCGTCGACAGCAAAAATTTagtataaagagaaaaattaccTGCTGTGACGTGTAGGCCAAATAGATATTTGACTAAATTGGTTGACGAGATTTTAAATCATTGAGTATCAAAACTTAACTGCAGTCAAATTCTTGTAGTAAAAAGCGTAGTAAAGAAATTCTAAGTGAGGACAGTTCACATTAGGTCTTTTCGTTATACCATTGCTTATTGTATAATCATTATCACATCGGACCCCATGGAAGCCCCCATGAccccatggtgtaatttccttcagcaagaaatttatccacattgtcctgcactcgacccaggtgaggtgaaaggttacccggcaggattaattccttgaatgcatgagcgctgaaaggcagctcgagctaaagccggggtaataatgataacaacacgccgcggaatagaatatttctagatagatggcgctatataaatgcctatttttattattattattattattatggaagAACAGAGCTGTTATGCTCAACAGCTCTAAAATGGGCTATCCAAtcgtatcatattattattgttattgttttgtattgtgTATGTTTTATAGTGTTTTTATGAAatcggaaataaaacaaacaaacaaacattcgGTTTTGGGGTAGAAAGTATTCCATACCTGGTAGGATCGTCTTCCATTATCGGTCGAAAATCGATCACATTGGGTCCTAGCTCTCTCCTATCATTAAGACAGTAACTCAGGGTAATctgtattaaaagaaaattgaaaactaaaTCAGTTTGTAATCATagccagaaaaaaatatacagtgtTTGACATTTTGTGCTACAGTTTGTACCTTCCCTTTGTCTCGCTTTCTATTACCTGTACTTTGTAGATCTTACTTTAGATAAGTGTGTAAAATGTTAAAGTTAAAGTATGTCCGTGCCGGTGCCAGTACAACTTCTAAATAATAAATCATTACTTGATAACATTTGCGTGCGAATTAAATCATAATTGATCACTATTGAATACGAGAATAAAAGTGAGAGAGAAACCTTGCGTTAATTTAGAAGAACGTGATTTATTCgatgaataaattatttaacaCTCTGCATGCAGAGAGTATCATGTATGTTCACTGACAAGGAATATCACAGTTGTAAGTTATACCCCCCATCCCACATAAAGTATGAATAGAAATGGTACAAGGGATGATCCTTGTGGCACCCTGATATTTCCAAAGAGATATTCAGAGCCAATTAACAAGAAGGCCTACAGTTACGAGTCCAACTATATGCATgttatttatatcaatttcGTGTAATGTGTTTTTACTTGCTAGCTTGTACCAAATTAAATATACTTCCCACACCCAGGGGTGATTAAGTATTAAAACTAAACCATGCCCAAtgtaaaatttcatcaaattctacGCGCAATCTAGTAAAAGACCAtccaaaataatgtgtcgtatcAAAATACAAGAAGtgataaaatattgctaaagtGAGCTCTATGACAAGTTTAACAAAGGTTGAATAAATCCAACGCAATGAATAAAAAGATTtcgatatgaaataaaatgaaataagtaccTGCTTTATGAGATCACGCGTTGGAATGTCGGACATCTTCTGGATATGAGAATTGAATTTGCGAACTCTCGTCAAGGACTTCCCCAATAAGAtttctgaaatgaaaattagaaataaagagAATGGATACAAAGGTTATGAAATTATAGATTGTGATTTTTACTCAAACCGGACATGTTGGCTCAGTGGTAGGATGTCCATCTgttgaacgggaggtcgtgggtacGATTCCCGGCAGAGTCATATAtcaaagacaaagaaaatggGACCTTCTCTCTTCTTGTCAAAATGCTCGACATTCAATATGGAGAAGAGTATGATAAAAACATTATGATATGCCATGTACGCATGCAGGCCCAGTGGGAGAACAGTTCATCAGAGCTAAAGTGACTACCCTGTGTAAATAATTGTTAGATAATTCAGTATGTatgataaatcaaataatgaccggatagtggggggggggcattaggCCTATTCTACAGAAATTCAGTAAAAACATGTTAGCCAATTTAATTCTACAGTCTTACGGTATAGCAATAAAGAAGTGCattatatagatttttttactttatagaAAGTGCATTTATGTCCTATATCATAAAAATTTGCGTGTAGTTTGTGCATCAAGGGTCTATTATCCACAGCTGTAGTTTTAAAGATAATAGAATTTTTTCCTttaagtataggcctatatgtttgaGATCATGGATTATCGAAAACAAATATGAGACTACCAAAGCAACATTGGATGACACCAAAGCCCCTGAACAGAAGCTGATGCCACAGTTACTCAGTTGGAACAAACTCAGgatcccgtcttacaaagagttgccattggtccgatcaaccacaactatggaaagtcagcaacgtcaacatctgaCATGCATgtaatttgttcaaaatattttctagatcttgttgaaaattcagtgagcgtctctttgtttacattggatattgtataaatatttgcaggaaaaattataaaattgatggatttccatacagttgagatcaTCAATCATAGTTTTTTCAGTGCAACGGTGGCATGCATGGGCGGTTGATAAGATTGAATGCGCGTATTAACTGTTacgggagggggggaggggatcAGATCCTGTAAATCTTAAAAGCAgtattttttctgcaatttaacggaacaggggcccgttgcagaaagagttccAATCagtcgcaactctaaaaaatcatgcgtaacttgattttcaaccaatcaacagcgcgcatttgggacttgcgattgattttttgacttgcgttttaAACTCggctctttctgcaacgggcccaaggtccactttcaaagaaaaaaagttttcaaaccGCATTTAACAATTTTCTGTAACCTTGTACGatgtaagattacaggtgttctcgagactgcAGGAACTTCTCTTGTGTGTTTTAAGgagattttctttttaacagTGACTTCTGCCCCAATATATGCTTAATTGCTATTTTTCAGGAAAGGGGGAGGGTGCGTAGAAAATGGATCCATTACTCACCTACAATAAATCCAATAGTGATGTCATCCGGTCGACCTATCTTCTCGGCAGTTTTTGCCAAATTACCTTTGCTAAGGGACGataatttgacaagaaaaaaaaacaccgacaaaaacattaaagaaatgaatatttttcgtGGGGTGTTAGATTCAAATTACCCTGAATACATACCCCCttccccaaaaaataaataaataaaaataaataaataaataaaaataaagaagtttTTTGCaatgttaatttgatttttatcacaTATGAAATAATCAATATGAAAGACCTTTTTTCTATAATGTCATAACAAAAATCAGATGTACGTAAATCTATATACATGctcacacacgcacacaaaaAAAGACCAATAAGCATTCTTGATTATTATTCTGTTATATCTGCCATACCAATTGAATGGAAAATGGTTTGCAAAGAACCTCCTAAAAAAAGTGAATTACCAAGAGGAaattatatataacataaacaaGGTAACAAAAGtgtgtaaatatattcataaaacgtgtgttgagaaaattttttaaattcctatttcacaaaacaattggAAAAGTATTATTTCAGATCCAAGAGTTACTTGGGACAAAATCTATATGATTCCTTTTAAATGTACTTTTTCAACAAAGCTTAGATATTTTCAGtacaaaatttttcatattattcTTGGCGTTAACAAGTACTTGAAAATTGTTGGTATATCACATTCTGATTTATGTTCCTTTTGTTCAGCACACACGGAAACTATTGCTCATTTATTTTGGGAATGTCCCCTTACTCGTCGATTTTTAGatgtttttgaaaaatacactcttaaaagtgaaataaaattatctttcAATGACTTTGTATTTGGCATACCGGCTGGaaattcttcttttaattttgatattttatatgccaaatattatatcttttcaactaaatgtttaaaaggaaacttatcattctcatcatttcaaaagaaattaaagtatCAGCATGAGATAGAACGAACTATGCACATGCAACAAAATAAGGTTATTGTATATCTTGATGAATCGAGGCACATCGAGcttatttaaattatgtattgtgtatatgtatgatattgaatttgatgtatcacatacattttgcatttgtttatatgcgttgtggagaaatattgaataaagactttctttgaaaaagaaaaaaaataagcatagaAACGGTTACAGACCTACGTTGTTTAAGGGGAAAGTTGCCCATCATAATAAACTTGATGTCACTATATTATTTTTAGTCTAGCAAATATACCCATTTGGGGGGATTTTCATGAGAGATATGTATTCATCAAAAAGCTAAAGGACTAAAGAATGCCTCGTGTAAGCAACGAAATGCCGAAATCACATCCCACAACGAAATACAAATTGGAATCACTTCCAATATTAAGCGACTATCCACCCCCccaaatatatacattatatatatatttatatatatatatatatataaaagggGGCATATGCCAGGTTTAGAAAGATCATTGGCGAAAAGGTCATTCTTGAGAGTGACATATTTTAGTACAGTATACCTTATTACGGTGGTATACCCCCACCCGCGAGACCAAATACCAAATGTTATAATATGTATGTTTCTATAGAAACGCATTTCTAGAAACGTATATGCAAtaatttaaccccccccccgtcGCTCCCAATTAAAATGCACgaaacttgcaattgattgcaagtcaatttcagGTCCCCAAATCAATCATAAGTGTTGATTGCTGGTCTGCTTGTTGTATCAATCAATAACTATTAACTATAAATTGATTTGCTCTAGTTAAATTTGTTctatcacttgtaaatttgcaattgattgctaatATTTTCTTGCAAGACCCCAAGTCTTTGGGAAGAATACCATACCTTGTATACTTCATCATCCTGTAAGTTAGAGGCTGGCTGAAGCAAACTCCTCCCCCTCCTGTTGCAAACCAGAACCTATATGTCTGCAAAATAAAGTAAAAGGAAACATAATGATCCATTTAGAattcttaaaaaacaaaaaacaagtggaacgcttCTGGTAGTCTCGCCAGCATTacgagattaaacataacagcagtgaaaactttgaaacaaataaaatgaataatcttTAAGGAATATACcactcatatgataataaaatacaatgaccctaaaataaatacaatgatCCTAAAGTTCAATGatccttaatgacctttgaccttaatcaggTGACCTAAAACTCGGGCAGGGTGATCGataatatttgattactcttatcttcaagtttcatgaaatatatccATATACCTTCGAATGTTTTGAAGACATTTCAAAAagttaaccttggttaagatttcagtGATGATACCAAAACAAAGTTATTTGATCCTAAATTAGCgttgaccttggttatgtgaccagaaactcatgcaagatttATCTGTGATATTGAATACGCTTATAATTGGTTTCATGTTCGAGGTTTATGTACTTTCTAAGATATATGCATGATTAGATTTTAAATACTaactactaattctactactagcactactactactactactaccactaccactaccactaccactactactactaccactaccactactactactgcactaccactaccactattactactgcactaccactaccactactactactactaccaccactactactactactactactaccactaccactaccactaccactactactactaccattactactactactactactactactactactactactactactactactactactaccactaccactactaccactaccactactactactaccattactactactactactactactactactactaccactaccactactactactaccactactactattactactacaactactactaccactactactactactaccaccaccactactactactactactactactactaccaccactactattactactaccaccactactattactactactactaccactaccactactactactactaccactacttttactactactactactactactaccactactactactactactaccactactaccactaccactactactactaccattactactactactactactactactactactaccactaccactactactactaccactactacaactactactaccactactactactactaccaccaccactactactactactactaccaccactactattactactaccaccactactattactactactactaccactaccactactactactactaccactactacttttactactactactactactactactaccactactactactactactaccactactaccactactactattactaccactactactactattacttctactaccactactactactactaccaccactactactactacaactactaccactactactactattactactactaccactactactactatactactactactattactactacttcatTACTTCTGCTACTGCCGCTACTCTTACTACTCATATTTTAGAATGTTACAAAACTACTTGAATCAACGACAATCCCTTATCGGATTGTGGTAAGAATTTACTAATTGATTCTTACCTCATTTGTATCTCTATCTATTGCGAGCGTCCGGTAATTGATGCTTTCTCGCCCGAAGTAAAGCTCTTGGTGGTGATCGAAATGGTTCAGGAACCTTAACAGCTCTGGAACATTTAGATAGTTGTCGTCATCAACGTGGCACAGCCACCTAAACAAAAGGACGCGTtccataataaaataaaatcatctcaAACACATCCAGTGACGATGGTTTGACATTGACGATTGTTTGAAATtaagtttcaattttcaaaatttattgatcaaAATCTACACATATTGTATCATTATCATGGACAATTAAAGTGAGACGCAGAgttacaaatcaaatatataaatatatatataaaaaaggtcGAAATTAAAGTCGAGCAGTACGTCAAGGTAGAGGGGATAGGGTACCGCGGGGAAAGGTGGGGGAGagtggggcggggggggggcagctgtACCAAACTCTGAGTAAGCTTGTCAGTACTGCCAATCTTGCAGTGATTCTTTGCCAATCAAAGCAAAGGATTCCACTGAAAGTGCCAGATCAGAAAATATCTTTTAGTCAATATTGACACTTTTCACGCCAAAAAACCCATTTCTGAAGGTGATAATAGAAATATTCATTacataaaaattgaaagtggggggggggggggctgagccaaaagtggggagtgaccatgcaaaaaatcacaatcataatagtcatttttacgtttttgtacacggttttttAGAAAAATAAAGTGGGGAGCTGAATTCCACCCAGCGCCCCTCCCCcgtttccgcggcccctgtaataCCATTAATAATTCATTCTTAAAAATACACCATATTGCTGCAAAAATGAACATGTTGTACTATCCAAACTGAAGGATGTTGCATTTATCATAATTGAGGTTTATGAAATATGGAGGTAAGTTATGAATGTTTGTCTATAATATATACCCGTTTGTGTGTaagtgtgtgggtgggtgtacgcagtggcgtaactacgggggggggcatggggggcacgtgcccccccaatcggctgaccaaaaaaaaaaacggggaaaaggagaaaaaggagaaaaagagggagaaaggaagaggaatgtagtgggaaagaagaaattattattcattataatgttatgttatattacataggaaatttttttatcataactttatgaaacataatttgctcagggcctatgttgtcattgttcctggtgctcgcattgtcagTTTAAAGAGATATATAAACATGTTGTACGAAAAAATCCCGTTTCAAGttaatatacaccaaatatattattgttttatgatgtgacatatgcttcttttttcatgactacttaaaatgATTGCCCCATGTCAAGGTcttaatatgaaacatttcctgtccatAATTACGTTCGCATCAGTGGAGTGGTGAGataattcctaaaatcagtccttgaaatgtccctttttctgatctgaatataaaaaattttcagctcgcgcttcgcgctcgcatcatttggttagtgaaatacgtatggtcttagtgaattcctactagtaagccttagaatgcccgcttcaggtctgaattatctaaattttcagctcgcgcttcgcactcgcaatatttgattagtgagatgcgtatagtaatcatgattaaaatgacttcaaaaagtgcttcatgtcttcagatgtaattctaacaaaatcagcaagcgcttggcactcttggtgagatatgtatactattaAGGGATTCCTAATATAGTCCTTAAGAgctccctgtttggggtcaatatatacaaaaatttcggctcgcgcttcgcgctcgcattgtatAGCGAGAcaagtacgtatcatgattacaaaatcgattataatgtccctttttaggtctgaatataaaaaaatttcagctcgcgcttcgcgctcgcattatttgattgctgagATGTGTATTTTCATTCGtgattacaatgactataagtgcttccttaaaatgtctccattaggtcagtatacctgacaactgagcgcgctttgcgcgctcactaagtgactcaaaatttttgctggtgctcccccaatgccgtgacccacggtacgccactgggtgTACGGGTGGGTATTTGCATGTAGGTTTGTGTAAGGGTGTATTTATGCAAATCGTGGTTCATACCTTTTGTCTTTTATCTTTTCAAACATGGTGAATATGCTTGATGTTTTACAGGCAAGGGCGGTCCTGAAAGAAATGAGAGAAgtaaattaatttgtttttgaagGTAAATAATTAACATCACTGCATAGCATGCGTGTAGATATTAAAACTCAAATCAACTCAATCTCCCACAAAATATTAGAAACAAACTTtcatcacaaaaaaataattagatgaaatgaatgaaaaggtaCATCAACTTAATTTTCTTGGAATAAGAAATGCTGTAAACACATTAAGCCGTAAGTATTatgaagaaaatatgtaaaaaatgagcaaaattaaaAGTTGGGAAAAGTCTTACAATTTGTGCGTATCTGGACAATCAGTGTTGACCATGTGACcatctgaaaaataaaatgtttttataacaaaagaaatatattaattatattcaATTATACATCTATATCATGATCAGGTATCGTACTAAAGAATTGCCATAATCTGGCATGGCAACTCCTTGTGTTAGACACTCATAACCTCCTTAACCGACCGTTATATAATGGACGCTGAATGGTGTTTGCAGAATATGggtttatcatcatcaccatcatcagtatcatcatcatcaacaacgtcatcaccatcatcatcattatcatcatcaacatcatcattactatcatcatcatatcactgtacagaatttttgaaaacaatcgacaaggaaagaaaattattactCAACAAGTGATTTCAtcacttctaaaaaaaaaaattttcctGTTCGTATGTAGTTCaattaaaatggaaatgaatgaaACGAAAATAATACTTACTCGTTTTCTCCTGATAAACAGGATCTTTCACGTCGGTGAaaaaatatatctgtaaagaaaaaaaaatcagttacttaattttttaaaatcatttcctCTCAAAATTTGTAACCTTTAGCAAACATAAGAGCCGATGTGAACAGGATCACCAAATTACTGGTAAAAGCTTTCATGTGTTCCGTATCCAATAATAATAAGTGACGGTCTTGTCAAATTATCACTACATAGTTTATACTTTGTAATATTCCGGGTGGGTGATTCACAAGGCTGTTCGTAATGAGAGTGACTTTGAAAACGACTgttgaacctttcttacgcgctgaATAATGCATCAAACGGACATAATGTTAATATCATTAaccacaaaaaaggatcacTCTTAACTGACGAACAGCTTTAAGAAACGGCCCCCCTCGCGAGTAGGAAATTTTAGACGGACATGGGGatatttttcacatatattcttagGAAAACAGAAAAGTGAAAATGGAAAAGTAACTTCAAGTCAATCTATGTTCTTTTTAAATTGCAAGTAGGCCTACTCTAAGATAAGGCTTCATGATTTATGTCAGCTTTCATCCATGTAACTCTTTACAATGAATGACCGAGTCCCTTTTTGTTTCCACGAACTTTCTTTTTAAGTGTTGCTcacttcatacatgtaattgcaaGCGGAACTTATGTTGACAGTCATGCATAATTTCATTCGCTTGGAGACTTGTACCGATGTAAATGTGGAAAACGGGGTGGAAATGGCTTcaagatataaaatatatgcATTTTTATCATATGGGATTTGTTCAAAGTGGTACTGATACGCACTATTCTACATACATCCTGCCCTGGTTTAATGATTCTGGGACAGACTGATGCTTATAGGCATAAAAtgtgaaacacatttttttacaaaacatacTCCAAATTTAAACGATTTATTAACTCtgaatttgctttatttatttactctATCTGCCAATCGATATTGgccttctaaaaaaaaaattcttttcagACGAGACAAAGAAAATCTTTGGGATTTGGGGCGTTAACCGTGCAAGGAGTAGCAACTATTGTTCATGAATTATACCAGTGAATAGGCAGAGCCCTGTTGAGCGGTTTCAGTCAGTCCGCACATATTAAACGAACTAGGTCGAATCGATGAAAGCTAATATCAGTCACTCTTTATGTTTAGGGGAAAAAAGTCAAAGTTGGAAAAACATCTGCAGTCTATAATATGCTGGTACTGTATAAACGATAACGGGTATGAGGTCGGTCATAATGTTCTCTTAAAATATCAGAGAAAAAATAGTGTAATGTCATTTGTTAAACCGTGGAGTCATATTCAAgcgcattgaaaaaaaaacactaaccAACTTGTTTGTCTACATAATTTTCATGGTAGTTGTGTGTTTTATaagtaatat
This window of the Lytechinus variegatus isolate NC3 chromosome 14, Lvar_3.0, whole genome shotgun sequence genome carries:
- the LOC121428132 gene encoding beta-1,3-N-acetylglucosaminyltransferase radical fringe-like; this encodes MRDDDDTMTRYTCGKTLKIVFGASYVLMVFLVIKHQLRAYPGVKPRSVYDDDLRPPSRGADRAPLSHGRSRDEMSGNRLGYDDGGVDNIRVNGGVRESTRMKIQTTNEEDAVWDKLLLGPAKSPSKSNSSSGKPGKGVYISPKLPDYRPTDISDLFIGVKTTGAYHSSRVQLILDTWHSFAPEQIYFFTDVKDPVYQEKTNGHMVNTDCPDTHKLTALACKTSSIFTMFEKIKDKRWLCHVDDDNYLNVPELLRFLNHFDHHQELYFGRESINYRTLAIDRDTNETYRFWFATGGGGVCFSQPLTYRMMKYTSKGNLAKTAEKIGRPDDITIGFIVEILLGKSLTRVRKFNSHIQKMSDIPTRDLIKQITLSYCLNDRRELGPNVIDFRPIMEDDPTRFKSFHCSYYRKFGGTCPYD